The following are from one region of the Cataglyphis hispanica isolate Lineage 1 chromosome 16, ULB_Chis1_1.0, whole genome shotgun sequence genome:
- the LOC126855456 gene encoding thyroid transcription factor 1-associated protein 26 homolog, with the protein MKNIKNNRSAEKEEHENGKREKKFDKRKYRLQKYSNKYKINQWEEKRKKAVLRGYYKELKKDQQNSSQTSSNLNHASKNTNEISNSKNKSYAFYKAKREYKRKQEEKKKRIEEAIRVKTEREEALRKYKQKKLHNFKVLSKKTKKGQPVMKGRIEMLLEKIQQSLM; encoded by the exons atgaaaaatattaaaaataacagatcTGCAGAGAAGGAAGAGCATGAAAATGGGAAACGTGAgaagaaatttgataaaaggaaatacagattacaaaaatatagcaataagtataaaa tCAATCAGtgggaagaaaaaagaaagaaagctgTGTTACGTGGATATTACAAGGAACTCAAAAAGGATCAGCAGAATTCTTCACAAACatcatcaaatttaaatcatgCATCCAAGAATACAAATGAGATAAG CAACTCAAAAAATAAGAGTTACGCCTTTTACAAAGCCAAGCGGGAATACAAACGCAAgcaagaagaaaagaagaaaaggatagAGGAGGCCATTCGTGTAAAAACGGAACGAGAAGAAGCCTTGAGAAAATACAAGCAGAAAAAGTTGCATAATTTTAAGGTGTTATCGAAAAAGACGAAGAAAGGGCAACCTGTCATGAAGGGCAGAATAGAGATGTTGCTTGAAAAGATACAGCAAAGTTTAATGTAA